In Zingiber officinale cultivar Zhangliang chromosome 6A, Zo_v1.1, whole genome shotgun sequence, a single genomic region encodes these proteins:
- the LOC121994293 gene encoding uncharacterized protein LOC121994293, with amino-acid sequence MEKCRSFPASSSSAYSSFSSSPSDGGGFGYDNRSKSYSFNGPSGATDPEQKRKRRIASYNSFAMERKLKSSLSSSFKWIKNKFSDAIHDL; translated from the coding sequence ATGGAGAAGTGCAGATCCTTCCCGGCGTCCTCCTCCTCCGCctactcctccttctcctcctcgcccTCCGACGGAGGAGGGTTTGGGTACGACAACCGGTCCAAATCCTACAGCTTCAACGGACCTAGCGGGGCGACTGATCCCGAGCAAAAGCGCAAGCGCCGCATCGCGTCGTACAACTCCTTCGCCATGGAGCGCAAGCTCAAGTCCTCCCTCTCCAGCAGCTTCAAGTGGATCAAGAACAAGTTCTCCGACGCCATCCACGACCTCTAG